The DNA segment ACGAATCTCAGATGTAGGATTTAGACgtactccaattcttcacagcttcgattttagacgggtcaacatgaataccttgcttaATAACGACGTGACCAAGAAATTACACTTCattaatccaaaactcacacttagaaaatttagcatacaaACGTTCACCACGTAGGAGTTCAAGCATCAAGCGCAAATGACGAGCATGATCAGCTCTAGttttagaataaatgaggatatcatcaataaagactatcacaaaacgatccaaatagggtttacaaacacgattcatgaggtccatgaacacaaCGGGTGTGTTGGTCAATCCAAAAGGCACGACCAcgaactcatagtgcccataacgagtacgAAATGCGGTTTTCGGTACATCATCGtcgagtacacgaagctgataatagccagaacgaagatcgattttcgagaaacaggacgcgccttgtagttAGTCAAATAAATTTTCAAATCAAGTGTCAACTCGGGCTACCTTGATCGGATGGTCATTTGAATATAATTCATCGGACAGAGGAATAACTGCAAGCACATCATTATACACTACTTCACGTCTATCAACAACTGGATCCCTTTTCGATTGACAAAACACTCTCTTTTCTTATCCCATCTTTTGCAGCTTCTCGCATcttcatactcttcctgcatttCTTGTTTTCTGCATTCTGTGAAATACCTTTCTCTGTATGTTTTTTCTTGCAGGATTTCTTCTTTTGTTCTCTCTTTCACCTCAGCAACGAATGCCTTTTTATCATCTTCCGGTATATATTTGCTCCAGTCGAATCCTTCATCTTCATGAAACACCCTGGGTCCACTACTTTCTTTAATTGTCAACATTGCTTGTTTCTTCTCTTTAGATGACCCTTCAGCAATCTGTTTTAGATCCGAATTTGACGATTGATCACTGTTACGATGATAAATGGCTTTCTTATAGTAGTCATCATGAAACAGATTAGCATGATCAGCAACTTCCCGGTTGACAcgctctcttttgaaatgacctttctgcttacattgAAAGCATGTAACCATCGACTTGTCAAATCCCAGCTTTATATTTGAACTTTCAAGACATTGCCTGCCTTTTATCTCCATGAACCATTGTGCTCTTCTAAGTCCACTAGCTAAACACCATCTGATATCGATAAGTTCCATCTCCTCTGGGtctatttggtcataatcttctttttgTCATTTCTAGGTTTCCTATTCTCCCCGCCACTAAACTCTCATACGACTCCAGAATCGATGCTAAGAAACTTATCTGTTGTTTAGCAGCATTGATACTCATTTTCGGAGAGTTTTTCAGCTTTAAAGCAATGTTGCAATGAATCGCTTCGGGTTCTTCGGCATTTGAAGTTGTTGAGGAAGAGTGATATCCTGGATTATAATTCAATGAACTACCTTTCTATGCCTCATTGGTCTTTTCGACACTAAACGCAACACCAGGTTTTGATGACTGAATGTTTGAAGGTAAGCTTCCTTTGAAATATAGACCTACATTTTGCTGATATGTAGAACTACTCATTTTGTTCTGCTTTTTCAACTCAAGCTCAAGATTTTCATTCTTTTCTATCAAAGCATCCAAAGAAATTTCATCAAACATTACATCATTTTTCAATATGAACACAAATGTTTGCCACTGATCTGCACGTGGTAAAGCCTCGATGATTTTATCAATGATTTCTCCACGAGTTTTCACTATCCCAAACTGGTCAAGTTCTATTTTAAGATGAcaaaaacgttcaatcatttgTCTCACAGTTTCACCTTTATagaatcaaacaaatcaaattcctttttaagtagtgaaattttgttctttttaatttgttttccACCCTCAGCTTTAACCCATAACGCTTCCCAGACCGACTTTGACGAACCATCATGATTTAGCAATGCAAAAATGTCATCTCTAATTGATTGTTGGATTAATGCAATCATCCTTTGTTCATGAGAAAATACTTTCCGATCTTCAGTTTCTAAATCTCCAAGTGCAAGTTCTTCACCTTTATCGATTTTTCGGCCTTTTGTACCCAAATTCCATACAAAACCAACTTTCATGAGCATACGCCTTTGCCCAGTTAAGAAATCTTTCTTTACACCATGTATAATCTTCGATGTTATCAAGTTTCGGTGGTTTAGAATGAGTTCCGTAAAAGTTTTCATGTTTTATGTTATCGTTTATAGTCTTAGAAATACTTTTTGGTGCAACATTTGGTGTCTCATTTGAATCAGAAGTAAACACCTTATAAAATGTGTTatagaattcttcagccatgataaCCTGCTAAGAAACAATCAAACGCTTGATTAAATCTGAAAAACAACACAAATACCCTGAGTTCGTACAAAGCTGGGATGTATGAAATTATAATGCTGGGTTCGTACGAAGGTGGGTTCGTACGAAGTCATGCTTTTCAAAAACACAAATATTGAACTGCCTTCGTATGATGCTAGTATATAGCTTTGTATGAAGCTACTCTGCGAAGAACATGGTTACGTTTTTCATAGtttttcactgatttgaatacgATTTCGTTGGAATTTTCATCTGAAACTTTGTAGGGTTGTTTAAAAATGTTTTTCACACAACATATTCAAAAATCAGTtgattttaaccgttaaaactATGTAGATCTGAGTTTAAAGTTTCAAAAGAAAAGTAGAAGAAGTGTAGAAGAAGATGTGATGATTTCAGCTCTGAATCTGATGTAGAAACTTGAATCTTCGTGTCTGTGATCCTTGCAAACAATCaccggctctgataccacttgtgaatTCAAACCCTGGATCGAATCTTCAACCGATGAATGCGTTCCGACACGTGAtatgtgcggaatccaatcacgtgTGTGGATGAGAACACGAGGCTGTAATTATAACCGTTTTCCTTTACTGATTTGACAGAGTTTACACCGTGAAAACAAATGGGCAGAGCTTCGCCTCAAGAATGCCGAAAAGATACAAATGAACAAGACCTCACTACTATATATAGACACATGAGTGTGCACAAGAAAATGattggcttcgtacgaagctgccatagttgtgccttcgtacgaagctgctgTTTCACACATGCTGTTCAAACTTTGAACTGTTCAGCACTAGTCTTGAAATATTTGATTCAGCTACAATACATGATTGACGCaagcgatagacatatgcactcacaGCATCCAACTCGTGGACCGGTCGGTAAAATACCCTCAAGGTGTCATAGAGAATTTATTAATAAAGGTAGGAGAGTTTGTTTTTCCTGTTGAATTTGTTATTCTAAACATGGAAGAAGACACTGAAATTCCGCTCATACTAGGACGACCCTTCCTTCCCACTGCACGAGCTATGGTAGATATGAGCCAAGGACAACTAACATTGAGGGTTGGTGAAAAGGAGATCAAATTTGAAGTTGGGCAACGAGCGGAGGACGATCCGGTCAAATACCTCAACGCGACTGACTCAAGCTTAAACGATGCACTACAAAGCTACAACTCGGGGTGTGAGTCATCCTGCGCGGGTAACATTTGACCGACTTTGgctctagccaaggacccttataaacgtggcgcaccatggaGGCATTCTATGGACTGTCCATTAGTTTAGTAGTTTAATCTTAGTTTAAATTAATATCTAGTTTAATGTTTTCTTTTGAGTATTTAGCTTTATAGGAGTAAGACACACTCAACAGAGGAAAATGGATGATGGAATGGAACCCATGCACGTAAAACATAAGCCTCCCGACTCATTTTCTGCAAAACAGTGGTTGCAGCATGGGGCCTTGCTTACTCGGCACGCCCTCATGCCCATCTTACTGTTGTCAAACATTCCCTGTCCATAGGGTGGCACGGGTCGTGCTCACccagcacgcccccgtggccacccCCACTGTAAATATTTTGTTTTCatttgttactggcactttggacacggggccgtgtccccataacacggggccgtgctgcaagTGCCAGTAACCAAaaatttttgttattttcatACTTTTTACACATTTTtccaaaataaatatttttttgggacacattagggacaatgtgtaatttaagtgtgtgtgtgggggggggggataatAAAAACCTTGAATAGTTTGTTCTAAATCAAGCCTTACACAAAGCTCGccttggaaccgctaaacactccaaactttttcaaaaaaaatttcttttcattttttgtaCTTATCTTAAGTTTAGTTGGGTAAACAAGttctaaaaattatgtttttacaaatttacaaccgatagcgtcgtgataaaaagaaccaatttAGAACAATTACGAAAACGGGCATGGTAAATCtttgtaaaatttgattatatatgctTTTTTACACTATGACCctttttcccacaaaagtgagttttgagccattACCGAGTataaaatatacatctttacTAATTGCTcaattttcgtttcttgtgtgaatagcccgtTTGGTTCTCACGAATCTAGAACTTGACAACCCGATGCGTTCCAAGTCCTTAACGACAAaaatccaagtaagtaaatgatagaggcattaggacaaATCCATTTTTTAAACAAAACCTTTATTTTCTTTGCTTTATCCAAAAGCATGCCCTTAGTTAAACCCTTTGAACcttaaaaacctttttcattgcaaacccaccaaaaaaaactaccattttcatttttcatcttTCATTTTTGTAAATCTGCCAGTTATGAAATTACGGTTTTGGCTCAGTTTCAACTTTAGCAacaaaaaaaatcagaaaaatttgaaaaatatgcCAAAATATTTTTTGCTAAGCCAAAAAGCAATAGAAAAACCGATAGTTTACGTTTTTACCCCTTTTACCGAATAAAACCTACAAAACCCAAACCACCACCTACCCTTCAAAGTCCTCTTGATACTTATAAGGATTTAACGTCAAAAGGAGGAAGTTTGATCGACTgtcaagcctatggtaggagtaagttccaaaTTGGGCACGGGCGTTTCACTTAATATTGGCCAAGTGTTGAGTGAATACTTGTGAGatatgtaaatttgtatataactaAATAGAATTTTATTACGGCATATTATGCCCAAAGTAAATAATTTTTCGTAAAttaagttttaaataaatcatgacgaataggattgtaaataaaataaaaacataataaattTAGAACTTGGATACCCGATACTCTAAAGATAGGAcccaaaaaccttttcttttaccTATTAtgtttgggtgtgtaagccacgtaataaagttttgcttgaggacaaacaaagattcaagtgtgagggTGTTTGATGtgattaaaatacaacatatacatTATGTCAAATACGGCGTAAAAgcaaccctttttttagtactaatgttggaaaaaactCGTGTTTTCGTTCCTTTTAGATTTTCAGggataaaagagcttaaatgtgcaaaaggagcaaaaagacagcaaaatccaACATAAATGTAAAGAAGAGGGAATTTTCGCAGCTCGCCAAGCCCCAATTCACATCCAAACCTCAAAATAACAAGAACAAAAGGCTGACACGAGGCCGTGTCTACCAGACACGGGCCACGTCCATCAGACACGGGCCGTGTCTGAAGATGGATATTGGGCAGGAGAAAAAGACAACTGCAAAAGACAAAAATGACAGCCAACGCGGGATCGTGCTAAgccaacacggggcgtggtcaactcaaaGATTTTCAGAATCTAAGATAGTACATTGGCCACCggccgtgccgttgacacacggggccgtgttagtacaaCATCTGACAAGGAGTTAATGaggaaaagagagagagagagagagagagatgggtaTGGGGTCGTGCCAGCCAGGCATTGGCCGTGCTGAAGCTTCTGAAGACAGCTATAAATAGAAGTGCTTGATTCcacttcaactcatcccttggcaaaccacttctctctcacttgtcaccactccaccaccactacaacaccatcatccactacCATCATCCATTTTTCCACCTTTAGAGTGTGTATACtatcgggatccaagattgatcgtaagaatcTTTGTCAAGCAAAGaccatgcttggctaaattcttatcacttggtgaagacatatcttttatgtatttcttttatgatttccaaACTTTAgctactttttaattgggtatgtattaatgactttaataattagttttttaTATGGAAGGCGAAGTTATTCAAACATTCTTCTTATGTCATTTATTCACATATTCATGtatttacggtctatataaagcatgttAATCAACCCGAAAGGgaggttagaagggtggtttgggtaattctatgtctcgtttagtgtatagatcctgcgagaacctggtGCAAGTTTAGTACTACTCCATGGATTGGCCGGGAATGACTGGCCCGACTGAGAGTAAGAAACCGCTTGCACCCCTTATTCATAAACTACTATACTTTAAACCAACCCCGCGAGGagtgtatccctgctgactcagaccaacggGTTGAGGGTGATCGCCGCCTCGTAAGGGGGGTCCACCACAtgttgcattaataacttacttaattatcttttaatattccgacctagtgggattgtatccttgctgactcaaaccactaggttgagtgtaacgtcgcctccaaaagaggggtctactactataactaagataatctcttaaaatgcccaaagtgcggaaatcatcaaaaagGGTACATGAAAGATAAGTTGGATCCAGGTGATTTTTTCTTGTCTatcatttttattttctattttttatctttttattagcttaaaaatcttttctcaaaaattgGTTCGAatagacgttgacgataagccggtactaaaagcttttgtgtccttcgacgacctcggtatcttgccatcagtATACTATGTCCGCAATGAGTATACTTGCCTagcgtgtgtgtagagtgatagtggaatatcgtgttttataaatctAAAATTTGAAATCAGCGagtaaaaaaagagttaaataatTAGATAAGAAATAAACACGGCCCTAGAACATACAGTTCAACCCTCAAGAATATACTGAAAATAAAATTTAGTACAATTTCATTGGAGTAGAGGTGTGGGGCCAGCTCAAATGATCGCTTTGTGATCAACTGTGATCAATTTGCCTACTTGTCAAGCTCCGATAACGTTTACAAATGGGAAAAAAgtccatgtttaaatgtttagtATGTACATTTTTGGTGATTTCTTACATGGATTCAAATTGTGGCCTCTAGCATTAATCATGAAGAAAAGATGTTGCAGCATGAGTTCCTATATCCATAATTAGTAAACAGAGGTCCCAACCCAGCTAGAAAAAacttacataaaactatatacgTAATTCACTTGTTATTTATTCAGCATGTTGTTCATGATGACTCCACAACATACATATTAACGGCCAAGATGATTGATGAGCAGGACAAAAAACTCACTCCTAATTGTTGCGAGAGGATTTGTCTTTGTCTTTCTTTTGGCCACCACCAAGAATACGAAAGATTTGTAGACCTCTGCTAAATGCTTGGTTAAACAGCATTCGTGTTTGGAATTCTGAGACGAATGGGAACCAAGCCAAAAATGCAACCGGAGTGAATAGAATCATCCCCATGATCATTTCATAATATTGTGCTAGCGTTCTAACAGATGACCAGAATCCAGATCGTCTCAAAAATGGCTTCAGAGCTTGTGCAATCTAATACATGAAACGCACAACAAAATATATCAAAGCAATGTTACAACTTGCAAACAGTCGCCTAGATTTTCTTTTCATAAACAAGAAAGAAATTAGGCCCTAATCTCTAAATGCATTCTAGATCCATGCTATACAAAAATATAGACAGATCACTTTTTTTTCAAGTAGGAAATGAATTTAGAATATATGTGATACAGAAAGCCGTTGCGCTTTCGGCCCATTTACTTAGAAGTGGGTCAAGTTTGGTAATGGAAATAGGCCAATTTCGTTGAACCCAAAAAAATACGTTGGAAGTCTATTTCGGATGCTCTAATAATTATCTTTTGAAAGTGGACAAAAATGTGTTTTCGCGTCAAGCTAAGTTAACCCGGTATGTGTACTAAAAGAATAACCATTATAATCCGTTACACAACCCACCCATTTTGTCACCTCCATAGAAAAACCATGATCTAAAACTAATGTATGGTAAAAGGGCTTGCTCACCAGAAGCACTCCCCAACCGGTAGGCATTAAAGCAAGGATGCATACTATTATATCCTTCACTGTCATATGAGGTTGTGCAATTATGGTGATCAGGATAGAAAGAAAAGTGACAAAGACTAATCCTTTAATCAATCGGAATGCAAGCTGATAGTCATTGCTAAGAGATCTTCTACAATATGACACCCCCTGAAAACATAGAAAAATGTAAATGAGTTTAATATGCAAATCGGAGTTGCTAAGTGTATAAGTATCAGTTTCATTTTTAACCAACCTTCATTACAAGAAGTCCTGCAAAGATCACGAGCCACGATATTCCATAAACCTGCAATTAAGAAAACACAATAGTTTATGTAAACTCAATTGAGTTTTATATCTAAGACATGTTATTTAAGAAATACCAGAAAACTTTTGCTGTTTGTGATGTTGAGATGATATACAAGTCCAAATTGATAAATAAAGAACCGAAATGCCAACAAAATCTCCATAATGGTACCCCTTATCCCAGAAGAAAGAAGATGTTCTTGGTCTTTTTCCCACCATGATTCCCAACTTTTTTCAGCAGGCACACCAATCCCACCTCGGTTGCTTATCCACTTCTTCCAATCTGTCCAATCGTCAACAATTTTCTGCCATTCGAATCCTGATGGGTTAAAAAGAAAGGGAGCAAAAAGCCATGTTCCCACCATGAACCACATTGATACTGtaatcactacatatgctagcGAACTTCTATAAGATTCACCAAATATTTCATATACAACAAGTAAGATGAGAAGTTCGATTCCTTTGACAAAGTGACTGCGAGAATAGAGCCTGTAGTTCTCGGCAAATTTGGCATGAAATACAACGAATCCACGACCTGTAGCTCTGTATTGTGCACCCCCACGAAGCAAAGTTCTACCATAGTAATGGGTTTTTGTACCAAGAGAAAATGTGAAAAACACAGAAGCTAACTGTAGTTGCATCAGAACAAAATCAGTAAAAGCACTTCTGAATCCTCTTTCCAGTCCTATTTCCATTATCATCGGAAGTGCCATAAGAAAGCCGATTTGAACAAAAGATTGAGAAGCAAGAGCTACATGAAGTGGGTTATTTTTCATCATTGCTTTATTCGTACTCAACACTCTCTCAAGTCCACTTAGTACAAGATATAGGCGGCCATACAGAAACACATACACTATAAGCACAGTGAGCTGCCACATAAAACAACTTGCTTGTATTAGATAGCGCCGATTGGAATTTCTAAAAGAAGGTTAAAGAATATCAGTTCGTAGTTACCAGTGTGTTGAAGTAGAATCCCACAGTAGTGAAATAGCATGAAAGCATGCGGAAGAAATCAAAACGGTGTCCAAGCCGATATATATCACGACTCATTGTTTGCTCCCCATTTCCGTTAGCTATCTTCGCCTCAAACAATGATATCTGGTTGAGGCCCACATCTCTTCCTTTTCCAACTTGTATGTATTCATGATGAGTAACATTTCCTCCACGTAGTGTAGAGTTAAAACCTGAAAGAAATTTGGTAATTGTGAACTATGTTAAAGTGGATAAAAACACAGAAAAGAAGCTTCAGCTGCAAAGTTATGCCTGCAAATATGTCTTCACTCAGGTTAACGATTTTTGAAGCCTTGCTGATACCCCCTCTGGTCAAGTGAAATAGTCTTTCAAAAACATCAGGATGCCCATAGTGAAATCTGACCCTGAATAGGAAAACCATACAAAGCTTTCTATATATTATATCTGACACAAGTTGACATTATATAGATCAAATCCATATTATgtatctaaaaaaataaaaattaatctTAAAACTTACTTTAATGGGTTAGCCAACAATCTTTGTCCAATTGTTACAAAACTAGTCTCCTGGTTAGACATGAACCATGCAAGAGAAGAAACACTGAAAAGCACAAATAGTATAAAATAGGTAGTAATTCAGAAAATAAAGCAATGCATATATACATGAGAAATGCAAAAGTTACCTGCCAGTGAATATATGCTCCCTAAGTCCAAGTATGGTTGGAGTTCGAACACCGTGTTTGACAAGAAATTCTTGAAGCAAATTCctcattttaaaggcttcttccATGTAGTTGTCCTGTtgagaataataataataataataataataataataataataataataataataataataataataataataacaataacaataataataataataataataataataataataaatataaaaccaTATTTCTTGCTAAGAGACTACAGTCATATAAATTTTAACCAGTAAGAGTACCTGGTTCATGTCTATTGTTTGCAAGCCTTCTCCGCGTGTGAAAATTATGGCATGATTTTGGTTCTCTGGTTTACCCTCACCCAATATGGCAGGCCCTGGAAGTTTTATACGGTATATAACCTAAACaaggaaaatatattatttgcTTCAATTCATTAGTATTGGTATACTGATCTTGTTCTGAACAGTTGCTTaagaatttttttcttctttgcaCTAGTTTCATGTTTGATGCATaaatataatattcaaataaaCTACCTGATGAAAATCAATAGCCAAACTTGTTATGCGTCGTCACCATAGCTCCAACAGGTAGATAAATATTTCAAAATCGATCAACTATGTTCAAAAGAATATTGAAACTTGTACCTGATCTAAGTTTTGATCCCGGTCAGATGCATCTGCAGACTTAGGCACAGCTTTCACAAGAACAGAATAGTAAGAAACGTTATCACGCACTTTTTCTGATCTGCCATAGCTAGGTTCTTCCACCTCATCGATATAGGCAACACGAAGAGAAGGATACCTGTCACATGAACATAGATTGTTAATAGAAGAAATACTTAACCTAACGTATCATACTTAAAGTAAAATCTTTCAACTCTTACGTTGCCATAAGCTTTAAAATGTCATGAGCACGGGCATCATTTGATCTTTTCTGAATGCCATATTGTTGACATGAGACAACATACGTGAACTTCATATCCGCAACTGCTTGGCATTGGGCCAATAGTGATCTTTCATTCCTCAAATATTCTTCTGTGTTAGAATCAGCAGCCTTGTATCCTTTCATCAACTCTGCAAAAATGGTCATAAGTTATATTCCATGCATCACATTGTCAAATACCATTAAAAAGGCTGTTGAAGTTGATAGTAAttgtagtatgtatgtatgtaccgTCTTCCTTTGCTATGTCAAGGAAAGCCTGAAGTTCCAATGCTTGCCGATAGTACATCATGCCTCGTACTAATTATATAGAGGTTAATAAAAAAAGGTTCGACGTTAATTTTAACTAGATCATTACACGAAAAGCATTTACAATTACACAGTTTATAAAAACAACTTGGTTGTGTTAAGATAATATTCAATCAGATACCAGTCTTGGTAAGCGTTTGGCCTCTATATGATGCCCAATGGCGAAGTTTTTCCTCCCAAACCGAATCTCCTTTCATTTCGTCTTCATTCTTAAGTCCCACCCTCTCTCGAAAATTCTTCCATTCATCTGAAATATATTTACATGGTTTCATGGAATACCAGTTTCAATATCAAAGATGAAACTGGAAAGTAAGAAAACAAACTAACCAGGGTAAATTTTCTGTAGATAGAAAAGGATGGAAACTCCATCTTCATTTGGCTTTTCCAAGGCATCCATAGAAAAAAGCACATCCTCAATGTAGTAAGGAGTCAGGACCCTAAAAGACAAAAGTGGCATGTAATAACGCTTCGCTTCATGATTAAAAAACTTGTTTATAGAATTGATTAAGAAAACTTACGAGAAAGATATCATATTTCTAACTTTGGGTGCCACAGGCATGTCCATAAACAATGAATTTGCGAAGAAAGATAAACGCCTTCTGGCTTCTAAGTTTGATGGTACATCCATAGCAGATTCTTTTTCAGTAAGCAAGAGATGAAGCCTTGTAATCTAGAAGAAATAACAAGATGACTAGACTTTATAAACTAACTCAATCTGTTAAatttataattaattattaaaataacTAACATAAATTTTGCTAATAGTTAAGTCCAGAAACTTTTTCATTATGATCAGAACTTACTTTCTCCTTCCAAGCTAATTCTTCTGTCTCAACAGTAACAGGAAAATTAAGCTCCGCAAAAAGATAATGTTTATTTTGTGGTGCTATAGCCTCATGAACTCCATAAGATCCACTATGACTTGACTCCAGCATGCTATACGACATAACGCAAAAGAGTTTAATTAGTAATGTTGTGttatataacttgaaaatacctTAAACGCATTTCATTTAATTTTACCTAGAATCTGTCTCATTTAATATGTCTTTTTTCACCACCTCCAGCATGTTTTGTAGCTCAATTACAAGTTTCTTCTTGTCACTAGCTTTATTTCTTTTCTGAAAGAAAAGATTTTTAATTTGGGTATAATATTGGACTCATTAAGAGAATATAAGGAAAAGCAAAGAAGTTGTATTTGACCAAAAGCTCGATAAGACGAATGAAATGATCAGTGAGACTAGGCAGTGCACTCATATCCAACACCCGTATAAGATCTCCCTCCTTTATGTGATGGTCaactttttcaaaaatctcagTAATGACACTGCAAATAGACAAAGTACAAACTACGTCAATAACAAACGCAACATAAGCAATACATTTACTGGTGTGGCAAAAGAGACCGGATAAATGGGTTAACGGGTCAGACCAAGTAATTTTTTGTCCGTGTCAACTGTCACATGCGGGTCAGGTGTTAGGCTAACACTTAAGCAGTTTATGGTTACTTTTTCTTAATttgtataaataataaatttgtCAAACACGGATGAAAAAATCATTTTATTACAATAACCATCTAAATTTTCTTTTAGTAAAGCGAACTATGAGGTTTATGCATTTTCATACACCAATTTTACATGCTTTCTTTTTAGTTGTCTTTTAGCTCAACTCATTTGGCTTTAAAGATAAAACATGACCCCAAAATAGGTCAAAATATTTGATACCTCAGTCTAACATACATATACTATGAAATGACTCAGATGGTGGTTACGTACGTCTTTTCACTATCCCCTAGGACAAGAAGGTTCATAATATTTTTGCATGAAGCATAGCATTCCTTTACAGCACAGAGCATATAAATATCTGCATTTAGCCTCTTTTGCAGTTCTCGTTGACGGTCGCGGTCTTTTC comes from the Helianthus annuus cultivar XRQ/B chromosome 4, HanXRQr2.0-SUNRISE, whole genome shotgun sequence genome and includes:
- the LOC110937292 gene encoding callose synthase 2 isoform X2 — encoded protein: MAYNRRGFDQQPPGRLTYTQTSGTLGMESMMDSEVVPSSLEEIAPILRVANEVEAANPRVAYLCRFYAFEKAHKLDPKSSGRGVRQFKTVLLQRLKREDQTTLAGRKKSDAREMQNFYQHYYRKYIQALLKADKADRTRFTKAYQTAEVLFDVLKAVNSTESVEMADEILEAHTKITEKTEMYVPYNILPLDPDSSNQAIMRYPEIQASVSALRNTRGLPWPKDYMKKVHDDILDWLQAIFGFQKDSVANQREHLILLLSNAYIRQFPNPDPHSKLDDRAVTDVMKKLFKNYKKWCKYLGRKSSLWLPNIQQDVQQRKLLYMGLYLLIWGEAANLRFMPECLCYIYHNMAFEVYGILAGSVTPDGKNMQPAYGGEKEAFLWKVVHPIYKTIAKEAEKSKGGRTKHSQWRNYDDLNEYFWSPDCFRLGWPMRVLDDTSFFCPSDDDKKSATSEKAAPSEKSATNNHPIGKINFVEIDSYWHIFRSFDRMWSFFILSLQAMIIIAWNGSGELSSIFEGVVFKKVLSIFITAAVLKLAQAVLDIAMMWKARFSMPFHVKLRYILKALSAAAWVVALPITYSYSWNNPSGFEETIKNWFGNGPSSPSLFILAVVIYLSPNILSALLFLLPFIRRNLERSDYKIVTFMMWWSQLPLYVGRGMHEDPLSLIKYTMFWVLLIAAKLAFSYYLEIKPLVGPTKAIMELHVRRYEWHEFFPQANSNIGVVIALWSPIILVYFMDTQIWYAIFSTIFGGIYGAFRRLGEIRTLSMLRSRFPSLPGAFNDCLIPQEISESTKMGINATLTRRLNKEATNKEDTARFAQMWNKIITTFREEDLISNRERDLLLMPCWSDFDLNLIQWPPFLLASKLPIALDMAKDSKGKDRDRQRELQKRLNADIYMLCAVKECYASCKNIMNLLVLGDSEKTVITEIFEKVDHHIKEGDLIRVLDMSALPSLTDHFIRLIELLKRNKASDKKKLVIELQNMLEVVKKDILNETDSSMLESSHSGSYGVHEAIAPQNKHYLFAELNFPVTVETEELAWKEKITRLHLLLTEKESAMDVPSNLEARRRLSFFANSLFMDMPVAPKVRNMISFSVLTPYYIEDVLFSMDALEKPNEDGVSILFYLQKIYPDEWKNFRERVGLKNEDEMKGDSVWEEKLRHWASYRGQTLTKTVRGMMYYRQALELQAFLDIAKEDELMKGYKAADSNTEEYLRNERSLLAQCQAVADMKFTYVVSCQQYGIQKRSNDARAHDILKLMATYPSLRVAYIDEVEEPSYGRSEKVRDNVSYYSVLVKAVPKSADASDRDQNLDQVIYRIKLPGPAILGEGKPENQNHAIIFTRGEGLQTIDMNQDNYMEEAFKMRNLLQEFLVKHGVRTPTILGLREHIFTGSVSSLAWFMSNQETSFVTIGQRLLANPLKVRFHYGHPDVFERLFHLTRGGISKASKIVNLSEDIFAGFNSTLRGGNVTHHEYIQVGKGRDVGLNQISLFEAKIANGNGEQTMSRDIYRLGHRFDFFRMLSCYFTTVGFYFNTLLTVLIVYVFLYGRLYLVLSGLERVLSTNKAMMKNNPLHVALASQSFVQIGFLMALPMIMEIGLERGFRSAFTDFVLMQLQLASVFFTFSLGTKTHYYGRTLLRGGAQYRATGRGFVVFHAKFAENYRLYSRSHFVKGIELLILLVVYEIFGESYRSSLAYVVITVSMWFMVGTWLFAPFLFNPSGFEWQKIVDDWTDWKKWISNRGGIGVPAEKSWESWWEKDQEHLLSSGIRGTIMEILLAFRFFIYQFGLVYHLNITNSKSFLVYGISWLVIFAGLLVMKGVSYCRRSLSNDYQLAFRLIKGLVFVTFLSILITIIAQPHMTVKDIIVCILALMPTGWGVLLIAQALKPFLRRSGFWSSVRTLAQYYEMIMGMILFTPVAFLAWFPFVSEFQTRMLFNQAFSRGLQIFRILGGGQKKDKDKSSRNN